The genomic segment CGTAACTCTATGGGGAAAAGATACTATAACAGATTACATAGGCGAATTTAAATTTGAAGTTTCTCCACTATCCTTTTTTCAAGTTAATTCAATACAAACAAAAGTGCTGTACAGTAAAGCGCTAGAGTATGCAAATTTAAGTGGTGGAGAAGTGGTGCTTGATGCTTATTGTGGTACAGGCACTATATCCTTATTTTTATCTCAGAAGGCTAAAAAAGTATATGGAGTAGAGATAATACCCGAGGCCATTGAAAATGCTAAAATAAATGCAAAAGAAAACAATATATCTAATACAGAATTTATAGTAGGCGAGGCAGAAAAAATTATTCCAGAGCTTCTTCATCAGGGAGTAAAAGCTGATGTTGTGGTAGTTGACCCGCCAAGAAAGGGTTGTGACAAAACTCTTTTAGAAGCAATTAGTAGCATGAAGCCTAAAACTATAGTATATGTCTCTTGTGATCCAGGCACTTTAGCTCGAGATCTTGGGATTTTAGATGAACTTGGATATAAAACTTTAGAAATTCAACCTGTGGATATGTTCCCACAGACGGCTCATGTAGAGTGCGTTGCGAGGATAGAGAGAAAATAGGCTGGTAGCAAAGGGTTAGAGGATTTGAGTAATTTAATATAGTGTGTTTTATGTTCCCTCAGACGAGAGTCCCAATATTGATATCAATATTATGCAAGGTGATTATGAAGATGTTCTTTTCTGGGCAAAAACGGGTGTTGTAGGTATTGGCCTTTCTACTTTGCCTGTTAAGGAAGATTTGGTAGAAACGCCGCTGTATATCGATAGACTTTTATGCATTACACCGAAAAATTTCAAACCTGTTCATTCTAAATATGTTACCATTGAAGATATCAGGGATCAGCCCTTTATTTTGCAACGAGAAGGTTATAATGTAGACACCATTTCTTTTATTAAAAAATACAATTTATCCATCCGCCCGCAATTTTTTATAGATGATGATCAATCCATTATCGCAATTGTTGAGAGTGGTATCGTATATAGTTTAGAATAGCAAAAAATAAGTAGACTATTAGCTAAAGAAAAGTGATAAGGGTAAAATATGTAGCTATCACATTTTAATATGAAGGAGGAATTTTAATGAAAAAGTTTGTCATTGAAGATGATTTTTGGAGCCTATTTCCCAGTGCACGGATCGGAGTTGTTGTTTGTTATGGAATAGATAACACTATAAAAGATAAAGAAACATATAAGGAAATGATTTTAAATTCAGAAAAGGAAGCCTTAAAATATTTGCAGAATGCAGAATTTAGCAGTAACGAAGTTATAAAAGTATGGAGAGAGGCATTTCAAAAGTTTAAAACAAAGAAGGGTGCAAGGGCATCAATAGAAGCGTTACTAAAGAGAGTGAATAATGGAAATCATTTAGGGACTATTAATCCACTAGTTGATATTTACAACTGTATTTCATTAAGATATGCATTGCCCTGCGGTGGTGAGGATATCGATACATTTGCTTCTGATATAAGATTGACTAAGGCAGTTGGAAATGAAAATTTTATTACATTAGGAACGGATAAAAGTGAACCACCATATGAAGGTGAGATAATATATAAAGATAATGAGGGAGCAATTTGCAGGTGCTGGAATTGGCGTGAAGCAGTAAGAACAATGCTTACTGAAAATACAACTAATGCTTTTTTATGTATTGAATTAACTGATGAAAGTAGATTAATAGAATTTCAGGACGCATTAAAAGAACTAGCAAAAGCAGTACAAGACAATTTAGGTGGAACAAGCAAAATTTCAATTTTAGATATCAATAATAAGGAAGTAGTAATAGAGTAATTTTAGGAGGATATAGCAATGGGTGGGTTTAGTTATAAAGAGATTTATATTGAAGATGGTAAAAGGGTACTGGAAGTAAATATACTGCCTGAAAAGCATTGTAATTTTGACTGCATATTTTGTCCTATTGGAAGGTCGCCAAATAAAGTAGATACCCAAAAATCATTTGATAAAACAGATAGTTCATTGATTGAACTAGAAGGTATGATAGAAAGTACAAAAGCAGAAGTAATCTTTATTAACTCAAAAGGTGAAGCTTTAGTGAATGAAAAAATTATTGATGTGATTAATATTATTAAAGGTAAAGGGTTGCAAGTTAAGCTGCTATCAAACGGTTATATTCTAAATTGGCTAGAATTTAAAGAGATTGCTAACATGTGTGAGGAAGTTATTGGCGAAATAAAGGTTATTTCAAATGAAGATTTTCAAAAAATCCAGCGGCCAATTGGAGGGTATACTTTTGAGAATCATATTTCAAATATGAAAGCTTTTAGAGAGCAATATAAAGGCAAATTTATATTAGAAGTAACTATTCTAAAGGGCTATACCGATGATGAAGAATCAATTCAGAAGATAAAAAATATTATTAAGGAGATATCTCCTAACAAGATAATTACTGTAAGAATGGAAGATGAAATATTTAAGAAAAAACTTGGTATAACTGATGAAAGATTTGAAGAAATTTCAAATGAAATACTAAATGTTTAGTTTTGTTAATATATAATATTCTTATTTAACGAATTAAAATCAAAATGCGAACAATAGCCCGGAAGACCGCATTTGGTTTATCAAGAGACACAAAAATAGCAAGAGGTTACTATTACTAGAGTATAAAAATAAAATGAGATAGCTTAGTATTTAAGTTATCTCATTTTATTTTATAGTTTTTTTGCTTATACTTTAAGCACACCAACCTTAGGAAGCTTAGCTAGTTTGCTTGATACTCCATGGCAGCTTTCAAACTGAGAGCTTAAATCTTTACCAGCAGTTAAGCCATAGTGTGTAGCACCGCTTCATTTTGAATTAGCGCTTAAATCATATACAATTCCGTTAACTGCTACATAAGCAGGGTTTCCCATAGTACCATCATACTGAGCAAGTTCACTTAAGGTAAATTCCTTGTTTTGCCTAAGAGCTCTTTGTCCCTTTTGATATAAGTGGTCGTGGTTCTCTTCAGCAGCTTCTGCATCTGCTTTAGTTTCATGAACTGTACCATGTGGATGTTGAGGTGGTGCATAAATAGAGTACAATTTAAGTGGTATGTCACCTGTATTGATTAAATTGTGCCATTTACCAGCAGGTATGATGAATGCAAAATCATCATAGACGTTTTTTTGAAAATCCAAGTTATATTTACTATCACCCATTTTAACAAGCCCTTGCCCTTCTTCAACACGTATAAATTGATCAAGATCTGGATGAACCTCTAAACCTATATCTTCCCCAACCTTGATGCTCATCAAGGTAAGTTGCAAATGGCTTCCTGTCCATAAAGCGGTACGATAAGTATTGTTTTGCTTAGTAGCCTCATTAATATTAACTACAAACGGTTCTGGTCCATAATCCTTTAACTGAATTGAATCATACTCTATTTCATCAGTTGAGGTATGCATTGATGGGTTAATGTAATAAGGACATTGATAGGTTCTATAAAGATTATACATATTGTATGGGTTATACATAGGTGTATTAACACCATAAGGATATGGGTCATAAACATTATACATATTGCTAATCCTTTCATAGTATTACAAAATCATTATATGACCTCTGTTTAGAAAATATGCTTCGATTAACAGGAAGCCGAAGTCCCTGAGGTCATAACACTTAAATTGAAAATCCATGAATTTCACGACTCCCTTTATTTTTGCAAGAAAAAAAGCAATATATAATAAATAATGTCTAATTAAAATATAATTTGGACAAAGAAAAATGTAGTATTTAGTCTGAAATGCTATTTGTGATTTTATGGGTTAGTTATGGTATAATATACAATACAGAAAGACTTTACCATAAGGTTTTCATAAAAGGGAGTGATTAAATGCCGAACGTCAAAGAGATTAAAGTCGGAATAGGTTTTGCGACGGGAAGAAAGAGTTTTCAAAAGGTGCTGAGAACTAACATAAGCAATTGGAAGGAATCTGGTTTGGTAGCAGATAAAAGGTTAAGTTTAAACCTTTTTGTTGCCTATGATCTTCATTATAATAAAACTGAAATAACTGATTACACAAATGTACATCCCGATTTGGTAAAGCAAATTGATAGTAGTAAATTTATTGGAAGCGTTGCTATAAAAGAAGAAATTGATTATTTAATTAGAGAAAACGTCATTAGTTTTGAGGAGACTCAAATGATTTTTGGCAAAGGATATGCAGCCAAGCGTAACGCTGTGCTATATAATGCTATAAAAAACAAAATGGATTATCTTGTTTTTTTGGATGATGACGAATACCCAATGGCAGTAACTAATACGCTTGATACTGCAATTTGGGGAGGTCAGTTTGTTTTGGCAGAACATCTTAATAATATCACTGAAGCAGACATCACTCACGGACATCACTGTGGTTATATATCTCCAATTCCATATATGGAATTCAATGACACTATGACCGAAGGTGATTTTAGGTCTTTTATTGAGGCTATTAGTAATGATATTATTAAGTGGGATAAATTAAAATCTGTTATGAAAAATGGTGGGATAACATATGCAGATACAAAGACATTGACTAGCCATGAGGCCAGAGAGGTAGAAGAAATAAATCATTCTAAATTCATCTCAGGTGCTAATCTGTGTATTAACCTAACTGAGCCTAAGCGTATTTTCCCTTTTTACAATCCACCAGGAGCTAGAGGGGAGGATACGTTTTTAAGCACATGTCTAAGTGAGAGAAAAGTTTTGAGGGTGCCATGTTACACATTCCATGACGGATTTTCTACATATAATCACCTTTTAGAAGGCGTTCTCCCAATTCGATTGAAGTTTATCAAAGCTGATACGGACAAGGTTAAAACTCGCTTTTATAATGCATGTATAGGTTGGATTCGTTATAAGCCATTACTGCTCTATATAACTCAGCCAGATCACTACACGGATAAGATTAGAGAGATAAAAGAGCAGCTGAGAGTAACATTGCCTAAAATCAGTGCTTATTTTGGAAAGCCTGAGTTTATTAATGTCTTGGCAGAACTCGAGAAATACAATAGAAATGTGGAAAAACATTATGCTGAATTCATCGAAACACAACGTATTTGGGCAAAAATCATGGAACATTTTGCGCATCGCATGGAATAGTACATACAGTAATTTTATATATTTCCGTCAAATTTGGAGAAGTGACTTTTAATAGGTCGGCTTCTCTTTTCACCTTTATATACCAAATTATATTGCAGCTCCGCAATAGATGATTTAACAAGAAAATAAATTTTAATTACTGATATATTGTAAATATTGTGATAAGATATTAATGTGTTAGATTTCGGAGGAGATAATTATGGACTTTATTAAAAAAATATTTCAAGATTGGATAGTACCTATAGTAGTGGCCGTTATAATAGCATTTGTAATACGCAAGGTTGTTTTCTTTAATGTAACTGTTCCGACTGGATCTATGCTACCAACAATACATCTGAATGATAAGATTTTAGTAACAATAGTTCATAACAAAAATAACCTTAAACATGGAGATATAGTAGTATTTCATTCTGATGAATTGGGTGAAGATTTAATAAAGAGGCTTATTGGACTTCCAAATGATATAGTAGAAGTTAAAGAAGATGGATCTGTATATATAAATAATAAAAAAATAAATGAAAGTTATGTTGTATATCCAGGTGGTAAAACAGGGAAATATAAAGTGCCAGCAGATAGTTACTTCTTTATGGGTGACAATAGAGTAGATTCTCTAGATGCAAGATATTGGGATAAACCTTTTATACCTAAAAAAGATATAATGGGTAAGGCAGGAATTATAATTAGTCCGTTTAGTAGATTTGGAAAATTAAAATAATAAAATAGCAGGATATAAATGCAAGTTTATATATCTGCTATTTTCATTTTTTGAAAATTAATTAGTTAGGAATTTATATTATAGTCTAATAATTGAATTTAGTATCCCTCTAGCTAAAAGGTTTTGCAATAAAAAAACCATGGTAAAGCTTTACATTTACTGGCAATTTATTTGATGAAAAAACACCAATATTCTTTTGTACTTTAAGATGTAATTTAAATCAACATTAACTAAATATTTGAAAATGAATAAAAAAAATTGTACGGTTTCAAAAGCCATATTAAGAATAAAATTATAGTGATATATTAAGCTAAAACGAGCATTTTGTAGGGATTTAACTGAAAAATTATTAAAATGAGAAAATTTGGTTAAATACGATAAATTTTCATATTAGTTATTATTACAACATATGGTATTATGAATTATATTAATAGATGATTAACATATATAATCAAGAGGGGGATATATCATGGCGGAATCAAAAAAACTGTCTCATACAGCTTACGGTGGTATTAAAGGTGAGGATTACTTACCGTTTATACCAGCGAGTCAGGCAATGCCAGAACTTACGGCAATATCCATAATAATGGGTATGGTATTTGCAATGATATTTGCGGCTGCAAACACTTATTTAGGACTTAAAGTAGGTATGACAATTTCAGCAGGTATTCCAGGAGCAATTTTGGCTACAGGAATACTTAAAGGTTTATTTAAAAGAAATAACATATTAGAGGCTAATATGGTATCTTCAATTGCTGCTATGGGAGAATCATTAGCAGGTGGAATTATATTTATACTTCCAGCAATTATACTTTGGGGTATGGAATTAAAACTCTCTACTATAATTGTTGTAACATTACTTGGAGGACTTTTAGGAGTGCTATTTGTTACACCTCTACGACGCTTCTTAATAGTAGAAGAACATGGTACCCTTATATATCCAGAAAGTATGGCAGCTGCTGAAGTTCTTGTAACTGGTAGTGAAGGGGGTTCAGGATTTAAGGCAGTATTGACAGGACTTATAGGAGGAGCAGTTTTCAAATTATTCTCTGGTGGATTTAAATTCTGGGTCGAAGAAGCTGAATGGACTATCAAACCAGTGCAATCAACATTATTTGGTGTTGATACGTTAGCATCTCTTATGGGTGTCGGTTATATAGTTGGAGTCCAAGCATCACTTTATATGTTTGGAGGTTCTTTAATAGCATGGTTTGGACTTATGCCATTAATAATGTATGTTGGGCATGGTTTGCAAGCACCATTATTCCCATCAGTAAAACTTATTAGTGAAATGGGAGCATGGGATATTTGGAAAAATTATATAAGATATATAGGCGCTGGTGCGGTTGCAGCAGGTGGATTTATAAGTCTTGGAAAATCAGCTCCAACAATCATCAAATCTTTTAAATCAGCTATGTCTGGTATTGGAGCAGGTGGGGCAAATACCCAAAAAAGATCAGATATTGAGGCACCAATAACTTGGGTTGTAGGCGCAGCAGTATTAGTATTCTTACTTTCATGGTTGTTACCAATAATTAATGTGGGTATAGTTGGTGGAATACTTGCAGTTGTATTCTCATTCTTCTTTGCAGTTGTATCAGCTAGAATGGTTGGTTTAATTGGATGTTCAAATAATCCAGCTTCAGGAATGACTATAGCTACATTGTTATTTGTAACATCAATATTAAAGCTTACAGGTAACGTTGGTGATAAAGGAATGATTGCAGCTGTTATTGTAGGTGGTATAGTTTGTGTTGCTATCTGTGTTTCTGGTGGTACTGCACAAAGCTTAAAAACAACTTACGTTATTGGTGGAACACCAAAGAGTGTTCAGATTGGTATGTATTTAGGAATAGTTGCAGCAGCAGCAGTTGCTGGCGGAGTATTATTAATGCTTAATAGCACATACGGTATAGGTAGTAAGGACGTTGCTGCACCTCAAGCAACATTAATGTCAATGGTTATCAAAGGTGTAATGACTGGTGAACTTCCATGGGCTCTAGTATTTGTTGGAGTTACAATTGCGATATTCTGTGAAATGGCAGGAATTCCAATACTTCCAGTTGCACTTGGAATATATTTACCAATACATTTAAACTCAGCTATTCTTTGTGGTGGTATTATTAGAATATTAGTTGAAAAGAAATTCAAGAAAGACGAAGAAAAACAAAAGGTACAAGTGGAAAAAGGTATACTTCTTGCATCAGGACTTGTTGCAGGAGATGCTTTAATGGGTATAGTTGTAGCAGGAGTTGCAACAGCGAAGCTTGACATAGGATTTGGAGCGAAGTTATTCCCAGCTTTATCCGCAAGCCCCGAATTCGCTGCAATAATGTTCTTGGGATTAGGATTATGGATCTACATGTTTGCTACAAAAGTGGACAAAACTACTGTTTAATGTTAAAATTAGACATGGTAAACAAAATTTAACTTAAAGAAAAATAAAGAAAAAATATAGTTAAGAGCCACTATGGCTCTTAACTTCTTTGTAGGAGAAATATATGTTTAATAAAAAAAACAAAGAAAAATCACAAGAAAATTTTATGATTTACAGGCCATTAAGAAAGATTGAACAATGGTCTGTAAGTGATAAAAAAGTAAAACTATTTTTTAACCATAATAAGCCAGTGGAAAAATTTGTGAGATGGCTCATAAAAAAATCAAAAGTTAATGATATAGAGCTCGATGAAATGGGTTCTATGGTTTGGCAACTTTGTGATGGCACTAAAACAGTTTATGATATAGCTTTAGCTCTGGCTCAAAAATTTGATGATACTGAGCAGAATGCTATTAATAGGTTAATTATGTTTCTGAGGTATTTATCTCAAAAAGGATGGATTACCTTTGAAAAATAATAATAAATAATATGATATCTTAACTAAGCTACGAATGTAGATAAAGCTACGAATGTAGATAAAGCTACGAATGTAGACAAAGCTACGAATGTAGATAAAGCTACGTACGTAGACTATAAGTGGGGGGGAACGAATATGGAATTAAATAAATTAATTGACGTTATGAAAGAGGATATTGTTAAGTCTACTCAAGAAATAATAAGAATTAAGAGTGTAGAAGGTGAAGCTAAGCCAGGAATGCCTTTTGGCGATGGAGTAGCTAAATCACTAGAATGTGCTTTAAACACTGCAAAGAATTTAGGCTTTCATACAGTTAACTTAGATGGTTATGTTGGATATGCAGAATATGGACAAGGTGAAGATTATGTTGTAGCATTAGGTCACTTAGATGTAGTTCCTGAAGGTGAAGGATGGATTCATCCACCCTATGCTGCAGAAATTCATGATGGAAAAATGTACGGACGTGGAACTACAGATGATAAAGGACCAATAATGGCAACACTTTATGGATTAAAAGCTATTAAAGATGCGAAATTGCCTATATCTAAAAGAATTAGAGTTCTATTTGGAACTAATGAAGAAACCGGAAGCAAGGAACTTGAATATTACTTAGAAAAAGAAAAAGCACCAGTTGCTGGATTTACTCCAGATG from the Clostridium sp. CM027 genome contains:
- a CDS encoding LysR family transcriptional regulator substrate-binding protein, which encodes MFYVPSDESPNIDINIMQGDYEDVLFWAKTGVVGIGLSTLPVKEDLVETPLYIDRLLCITPKNFKPVHSKYVTIEDIRDQPFILQREGYNVDTISFIKKYNLSIRPQFFIDDDQSIIAIVESGIVYSLE
- a CDS encoding B3/4 domain-containing protein is translated as MKKFVIEDDFWSLFPSARIGVVVCYGIDNTIKDKETYKEMILNSEKEALKYLQNAEFSSNEVIKVWREAFQKFKTKKGARASIEALLKRVNNGNHLGTINPLVDIYNCISLRYALPCGGEDIDTFASDIRLTKAVGNENFITLGTDKSEPPYEGEIIYKDNEGAICRCWNWREAVRTMLTENTTNAFLCIELTDESRLIEFQDALKELAKAVQDNLGGTSKISILDINNKEVVIE
- a CDS encoding radical SAM protein, which produces MGGFSYKEIYIEDGKRVLEVNILPEKHCNFDCIFCPIGRSPNKVDTQKSFDKTDSSLIELEGMIESTKAEVIFINSKGEALVNEKIIDVINIIKGKGLQVKLLSNGYILNWLEFKEIANMCEEVIGEIKVISNEDFQKIQRPIGGYTFENHISNMKAFREQYKGKFILEVTILKGYTDDEESIQKIKNIIKEISPNKIITVRMEDEIFKKKLGITDERFEEISNEILNV
- the lepB gene encoding signal peptidase I produces the protein MDFIKKIFQDWIVPIVVAVIIAFVIRKVVFFNVTVPTGSMLPTIHLNDKILVTIVHNKNNLKHGDIVVFHSDELGEDLIKRLIGLPNDIVEVKEDGSVYINNKKINESYVVYPGGKTGKYKVPADSYFFMGDNRVDSLDARYWDKPFIPKKDIMGKAGIIISPFSRFGKLK
- a CDS encoding OPT family oligopeptide transporter is translated as MAESKKLSHTAYGGIKGEDYLPFIPASQAMPELTAISIIMGMVFAMIFAAANTYLGLKVGMTISAGIPGAILATGILKGLFKRNNILEANMVSSIAAMGESLAGGIIFILPAIILWGMELKLSTIIVVTLLGGLLGVLFVTPLRRFLIVEEHGTLIYPESMAAAEVLVTGSEGGSGFKAVLTGLIGGAVFKLFSGGFKFWVEEAEWTIKPVQSTLFGVDTLASLMGVGYIVGVQASLYMFGGSLIAWFGLMPLIMYVGHGLQAPLFPSVKLISEMGAWDIWKNYIRYIGAGAVAAGGFISLGKSAPTIIKSFKSAMSGIGAGGANTQKRSDIEAPITWVVGAAVLVFLLSWLLPIINVGIVGGILAVVFSFFFAVVSARMVGLIGCSNNPASGMTIATLLFVTSILKLTGNVGDKGMIAAVIVGGIVCVAICVSGGTAQSLKTTYVIGGTPKSVQIGMYLGIVAAAAVAGGVLLMLNSTYGIGSKDVAAPQATLMSMVIKGVMTGELPWALVFVGVTIAIFCEMAGIPILPVALGIYLPIHLNSAILCGGIIRILVEKKFKKDEEKQKVQVEKGILLASGLVAGDALMGIVVAGVATAKLDIGFGAKLFPALSASPEFAAIMFLGLGLWIYMFATKVDKTTV
- a CDS encoding PqqD family protein, with amino-acid sequence MFNKKNKEKSQENFMIYRPLRKIEQWSVSDKKVKLFFNHNKPVEKFVRWLIKKSKVNDIELDEMGSMVWQLCDGTKTVYDIALALAQKFDDTEQNAINRLIMFLRYLSQKGWITFEK